One Mytilus trossulus isolate FHL-02 chromosome 5, PNRI_Mtr1.1.1.hap1, whole genome shotgun sequence DNA segment encodes these proteins:
- the LOC134718627 gene encoding zinc finger protein ZFP2-like — MEVTIVSEVDVYITVITGGNVNLTKQIINDPFSIDSVTAFRGQENCEKTKQVIDIAEPRFYVTASTKCLSSNEVLNSSHVTREDQSSTHLNGNQAETSDDENENVEFVAEAIDITDQDYENSEPEIKIHVERADQIITRAKSLRKKSEKGSDMMATSSNKRKPCPSRSLKQTKNSRKTKYCSAIDLQPNINDANMFMVSEAQDGDSGNNDNQERKVNNVKIELVQDENLKIECDICNKVFPSKKELRSHKKIHKESFPCEICGKVFQRNHTLKIHQKKSNNGKQNKCTYCDETFTQLCKMHVHERVHTGETPYSCNICGENFSHSGECRLHMRKNHTGEQQKNVKYFTCQICNASFKRRDTLRIHYKRHNGEKPFKCSYCDMRFILKFSMQQHEKIHTNDAKEFKCDICGHEMRAKYEFQQHLRRHNGEKSHICEICGRGFFEKRKLENHVKLHSNEKAFICHLCGKGLSHSGALASHIRNHTKVKGYTCHICNRAFLHPIRLERHMKTHTGDKPHKCDTCAFQTADAGTLKVHKRRHTGEKPYTCLVCLKSFRALRNLKKHQLIHRPNKIDRRRKNPDNVKPTTCLICLKNFTVPKSLKRHLKNVHGKNIDENDNGHLENEQGKDIGQNRKFENVHLENVQGNCMNQVENGKGLDQNESILNHVNVTRATKEVIIEEGVDFNQDNQILVYYI, encoded by the coding sequence ATGGAGGTGACCATTGTCTCTGAGGTAGACGTCTACATCACTGTTATAACTGGTGGTAATGTTAATTTAACCAAACAAATTATAAACGATCCATTTAGTATAGACTCTGTTACAGCCTTTAGAGGACAGGAAAACTGTGAAAAGACCAAGCAAGTCATTGATATAGCCGAACCAAGATTTTATGTAACAGCTTCCACTAAATGCTTATCATCCAATGAAGTCCTTAACTCAAGTCATGTGACCAGAGAGGACCAATCATCTACTCATTTAAATGGTAATCAGGCAGAAACTTCAgatgatgaaaatgaaaatgttgaaTTTGTTGCTGAAGCAATTGATATTACAGACCAAGATTATGAAAACAGTGAGCCCGAAATTAAGATACATGTAGAAAGAGCAGATCAAATTATCACACGTGCAAAAAGCTTAcgtaaaaaatcagaaaaaggTAGTGATATGATGGCTAcaagttcaaataaaagaaaaccatgCCCTTCGCGTTcactaaaacaaacaaaaaattcaaggAAAACCAAATATTGCAGTGCTATTGATTTACAGCCCAATATTAATGATGCCAACATGTTCATGGTGAGTGAGGCCCAAGATGGGGATTCAGGTAATAATGATAATCAGGAAAGGAAAGTTAACAATGTGAAAATTGAGTTGGTACAAGACGAAAACCTGAAAATTGAATGTGACATTTGTAACAAAGTTTTTCCTAGTAAAAAGGAATTGAGATCACATAAGAAAATACACAAAGAAAGCTTTCCATGTGAGATCTGCGGAAAGGTTTTTCAAAGAAATCATACTCTGAAAATTCATCAAAAGAAAAGTAACAATGGTAAgcaaaataaatgtacatacTGTGATGAAACCTTCACTCAGTTATGCAAAATGCATGTCCATGAGAGGGTCCATACAGGAGAAACACCATACTCCTGTAACATTTGTGGAGAAAATTTTAGCCACAGTGGGGAATGTCGTCTACACATGCGAAAAAATCACACAGGAGAACAAcagaaaaatgtcaaatattttacatgCCAAATTTGCAATGCGTCATTCAAAAGGAGGGATACATTGAGAATCCATTACAAAAGGCATAATGGTGAGAAACCATTTAAATGCAGTTATTGTGACATgagattcattttaaaattttcaatgcaACAACATGAAAAAATTCATACCAATGATGCGAAAGAATTTAAATGTGACATTTGCGGTCATGAGATGCGAGCAAAATATGAATTTCAGCAACATTTACGTAGACACAATGGTGAAAAATCTCACATTTGTGAAATATGTGGTCGGGGATTCTTTGAGAAGAGAAAATTAGAAAATCATGTCAAGTTACATAGCAATGAAAAAGCCTTTATTTGTCATTTGTGTGGAAAAGGTTTGAGTCATTCTGGTGCTTTGGCATCTCATATTAGAAATCATACAAAGGTCAAAGGTTATACATGTCATATTTGTAATCGTGCCTTCTTGCATCCAATCAGGCTTGAGCGCCATATGAAGACACACACTGGAGACAAACCACACAAATGTGACACATGTGCATTTCAAACAGCAGACGCAGGCACACTTAAAGTACACAAACGTCGACATACAGGTGAAAAACCGTACACATGTTTAGTGTGTCTGAAATCATTTCGTGCGCTGCGTAACCTGAAGAAACATCAGTTAATACACCGACCTAACAAGATTGATAGAAGGAGAAAAAACCCAGATAATGTTAAACCGACTACCTGTTTAATTTGTCTGAAAAACTTCACCGTTCCTAAAAGCTTAAAACGCCATCTTAAAAATGTACATGGCAAAAACATAGATGAAAATGACAatggccatcttgaaaatgaACAAGGCAAAGATATAGGTCAAAACAGGAAATTTGAGAATGTTCATCTTGAGAATGTGCAAGGCAATTGTATGAATCAAGTTGAGAATGGCAAAGGTCTTGATCAAAATGAAAGTATTCTAAATCATGTCAATGTAACAAGAGCAACTAAAGAGGTGATTATTGAAGAAGGTGTTGATTTTAACCAGGATAACCAAATATTGGtgtattatatttga